Genomic window (Phycisphaeraceae bacterium):
TGACTCGATTGCCGACCACTGGACTCGCGTCATATACTGCTCGCGTGAACCTCGACCAAGCCATTCATTGCCAAGCTGGTCTTCTCGGCGGCAGGCCCGTCTTCGTTGACACGCGAGTGCCCGTTGAGTCGCTCTTTCTCTATCTCAAGTCCGGCGGGACGCTCGAGCAGTTCCTCGTCGATTTTCCTGGCGTCACACGCGAGCAGGCCGCCGCCGCATTGGATGCCGCAAGTCAGGCCTTGAGCTCGCGTGCGACTGCTGCTTGATGAGTGCGTTCCTCGGACGCTCCTTCCGCACCTTACGGGGCTTGCGGCGGAGCACCTTCGGGACTTGGGCTGGAAAGGG
Coding sequences:
- a CDS encoding DUF433 domain-containing protein, translating into MNLDQAIHCQAGLLGGRPVFVDTRVPVESLFLYLKSGGTLEQFLVDFPGVTREQAAAALDAASQALSSRATAA